The Acidobacteriota bacterium genome includes a window with the following:
- a CDS encoding CAP domain-containing protein, translated as MLKRASILLLAVWCACLAAAAGAESKNAEIKNDDQGARQLTQLVNRERERAGMDALAWDDRIAEAARRHARMM; from the coding sequence ATGTTAAAGAGAGCATCCATCCTCTTGCTGGCGGTGTGGTGCGCCTGCCTCGCGGCGGCCGCCGGGGCTGAGTCAAAGAATGCCGAGATCAAGAACGACGACCAGGGCGCACGCCAGCTGACGCAACTGGTCAACCGCGAGCGCGAGCGCGCCGGCATGGACGCGCTCGCCTGGGACGATCGCATCGCCGAAGCCGCACGGCGCCACGCCCGCATGATGG